Proteins from one Halovivax limisalsi genomic window:
- a CDS encoding GNAT family N-acetyltransferase: protein MSIRPATTADREAIREVARDTWHDTYDELDPETIAETVADWYDDESFAEALETPGTAVLVAESEGEVVGFAHGVVSEDEGDILRMYVHPDHQREGIGTALHERLRTALEDFHMNRMRAIDLATNEGGRRFYEQLGYEQSGEGEVEIGGETRREVVYTLEL, encoded by the coding sequence ATATCAATCAGACCGGCGACGACGGCCGATCGAGAGGCGATCCGCGAGGTCGCCAGGGACACCTGGCACGACACCTACGACGAACTCGATCCTGAGACGATCGCCGAGACGGTCGCGGATTGGTACGACGACGAATCCTTCGCCGAGGCGCTCGAAACGCCTGGGACTGCGGTTCTCGTCGCCGAATCCGAGGGAGAGGTCGTCGGGTTCGCCCACGGCGTCGTGAGCGAGGACGAGGGCGATATCCTCCGGATGTACGTCCATCCGGACCACCAGCGAGAAGGCATCGGGACGGCGCTGCACGAGCGGCTCCGGACGGCGCTGGAGGACTTCCACATGAATCGCATGCGCGCGATCGACCTCGCGACGAACGAGGGCGGTCGGCGGTTCTACGAGCAGCTCGGGTACGAACAGAGCGGCGAGGGCGAGGTCGAAATTGGCGGCGAAACCCGGAGAGAGGTCGTCTACACGCTGGAGCTGTAA